A region from the Lolium perenne isolate Kyuss_39 chromosome 4, Kyuss_2.0, whole genome shotgun sequence genome encodes:
- the LOC139839294 gene encoding uncharacterized protein, whose amino-acid sequence MDSLSPESKALYELIKVDMAEDAEQRFAHYKKEILGNFQPFVLDTQKHLKGVDQGLATLSSDLEGVKAQIGQELDVVRGSLSHEIGQLTALVAGLHRPVQAAPAGDPSTSHTKESEGSPAGPDGRRWTHTGRGTACDSHMPPPGGGMNLALSHQNFDNQHPARTYHGANSFHGPRVDLPQFDGSNPKLWQRRCEDYFQRWNTPSQQWISTASDQFVGAAATWLESFLDQHHQPSWSDLVAAVMTRFCRNQHPVLVRRLIHISQTSSVEDYVTRFAELMGQITAYEVNPDQVHYTTKFIDGLQPGVRILVAIQQPRDLDTAYSLALLYEELGEGVVYSCRAVRPLIKRSYQPSALANPIPLPQPPARWVSPRVEEKRQAESQRTSAEEKWQSLRAYRRAKNLCFTCGDKYHREHKCKNIVPLHIVQEMVDYMQPFESDETEEEDQGEQPVQQRDPHLMLLSAAALNTTISVPKTMLLKVQIQNMDMLFLVDSGSSSCFIDSHKAQLLKGGAPLPDNVNVKVAGGAILSCAEYFPQLSWSVEGTEFCDDFKVLKLGSYDGIIGLHWLGKYSPMITHWDQGWIAVPKDGQLVVLQGEGSQFCINALEGLNLVSDAETPVPIPIPQPVQAILDTFASVFASPTGLPPRHQYDHHIPLIPGACPVSMRPYRVVPELKTEIEKQVQELLDQGVIQLSNSPFGSPVLLVKKGDKTWRLVVDYRHLNALTVKGKYPLPIIDELLDELADSKWFSKLDLKAGYHQIRLAPGEEAKTAFQTHNGHYEFRVMAFGLTGAPATFQQAMNATLAPVLRKFALVFFDDILIYSQTYDDHLQHLATVLGILQKDQWQVKLSKCAFAQEKINYLGHVISAAGVATDATKIQSVENWPTPTNLKELRGFLGLTGYYRKFIRHYAIISQPLTALLKK is encoded by the coding sequence ATGGACTCCCTCTCCCCGGAATCCAAGGCCTTATACGAGCTCATCAAGGTGGATATGGCGGAGGATGCGGAGCAGCGCTTCGCCCACTACAAGAAGGAGATCCTGGGGAATTTCCAGCCCTTCGTCCTCGACACGCAGAAGCATCTCAAGGGCGTCGATCAAGGTCTGGCAACCCTCTCCTCCGATTTGGAGGGCGTCAAGGCCCAGATCGGGCAGGAGCTCGATGTCGTCCGTGGTTCTCTCAGCCACGAGATCGGGCAACTCACGGCGCTGGTTGCGGGCTTGCATCGGCCCGTCCAGGCAGCGCCGGCGGGAGATCCGTCGACTTCACACACCAAGGAGTCGGAGGGAAGCCCCGCGGGCCCGGATGGCCGCCGTTGGACACACACAGGCCGGGGGACGGCGTGTGACTCTCACATGCCTCCTCCGGGAGGAGGTATGAATCTCGCCCTTAGCCATCAAAATTTCGACAACCAGCATCCTGCGAGAACATACCATGGCGCTAATTCCTTTCATGGTCCCCGCGTTGATTTGCCGCAATTTGATGGTTCCAACCCAAAATTGTGGCAACGCCGCTGCGAGGATTATTTCCAGCGCTGGAACACGCCATCACAGCAGTGGATTTCGACAGCGTCAGACCAGTTCGTGGGTGCAGCAGCGACATGGCTGGAATCCTTCCTGGACCAACACCACCAACCGTCTTGGTCTGACCTTGTTGCAGCAGTGATGACACGTTTCTGCAGAAATCAACATCCGGTGCTGGTCAGGCGATTGATCCACATCTCTCAGACATCTTCAGTCGAGGACTACGTCACTCGTTTTGCTGAATTGATGGGCCAGATCACAGCGTATGAGGTAAATCCTGATCAGGTACATTACACCACCAAATTCATTGATGGCCTGCAACCTGGAGTTCGCATTCTGGTGGCAATACAACAACCTCGTGACTTAGACACTGCTTATTCCTTGGCCTTGTTATATGAGGAGCTGGGCGAGGGCGTGGTCTATTCTTGCCGAGCCGTCAGGCCCTTGATCAAGAGGTCTTACCAGCCGTCAGCCCTTGCAAACCCCATTCCTCTTCCACAACCACCTGCCAGATGGGTTTCCCCGAGAGTTGAGGAGAAACGTCAAGCAGAGTCACAGAGAACATCAGCAGAAGAAAAGTGGCAGAGTCTTCGGGCATACAGGAGAGCTAAGAACTTGTGCTTTACCTGTGGTGACAAGTATCATCGTGAGCACAAGTGCAAAAATATTGTACCCTTGCATATTGTCCAGGAGATGGTCGATTATATGCAACCTTTTGAGTCTGACGAAACTGAAGAAGAGGACCAAGGGGAGCAGCCGGTGCAACAACGCGACCCACACTTGATGTTGCTGTCAGCTGCTGCTTTGAATACAACAATTTCAGTTCCAAAAACCATGTTGCTGAAAGTACAAATTCAAAACATGGATATGCTGTTCTTGGTAGATTCTGGGAGCTCTTCATGTTTCATCGACAGCCACAAAGCGCAGCTGCTCAAAGGAGGAGCGCCATTACCTGATAATGTCAATGTCAAGGTAGCTGGTGGTGCTATCTTATCCTGTGCTGAATATTTTCCTCAGTTATCTTGGTCAGTCGAGGGAACAGAATTCTGTGATGATTTCAAGGTGCTGAAATTGGGCAGTTATGATGGCATTATTGGTTTGCATTGGTTAGGAAAATATAGCCCTATGATCACACACTGGGACCAAGGCTGGATTGCAGTGCCTAAGGATGGACAGTTAGTGGTGTTACAGGGAGAAGGGTCACAGTTTTGTATCAATGCATTGGAAGGGTTGAATCTGGTGAGTGATGCCGAAACACCAGTACCTATTCCTATTCCCCAGCCAGTGCAAGCTATCTTGGATACTTTTGCTTCTGTTTTTGCTTCTCCTACTGGATTACCACCAAGGCACCAGTATGACCACCACATACCTCTAATACCTGGTGCCTGCCCTGTATCCATGAGGCCTTATCGGGTAGTGCCAGAgctaaagacagaaatagaaaagCAAGTCCAAGAATTGCTGGACCAGGGTGTCATTCAGCTGAGCAACAGTCCATTTGGTTCTCCAGTACTCCtagtcaaaaaaggggacaaaacCTGGCGCTTAGTCGTCGATTACAGGCACTTGAATGCTCTTACAGTAAAGGGCAAATATCCCCTTCCCATCATCGATGAACTGCTCGATGAGTTGGCCGATTCCAAATGGTTTTCCAAGCTTGATTTAAAGGCAGGGTATCACCAGATACGTCTGGCCCCCGGCGAGGAAGCAAAGACAGCATTTCAAACTCATAATGGCCACTATGAATTCAGGGTGATGGCATTTGGACTGACAGGAGCCCCGGCTACATTTCAGCAGGCCATGAACGCCACCTTGGCCCCGGTTTTGCGCAAGTTTGCCTTGGTTTTCTTCGACGATATCTTAATCTACAGCCAAACGTATGACGATCATCTACAACACTTGGCAACTGTTTTGGGGATTCTGCAAAAGGATCAGTGGCAAGTCAAACTGTCCAAATGTGCTTTTGcccaggagaaaattaattatctaGGACATGTGATCTCAGCTGCAGGTGTTGCGACTGATGCCACCAAAATTCAGTCAGTTGAGAACTGGCCAACACCAACGAATCTGAAAGAGTTAAGAGGATTTCTCGGGCTCACTGGCTACTACAGGAAGTTCATCAGGCATTATGCCATTATTAGCCAACCATTGACTGCCCTGCTTAAGAAATGA